Genomic DNA from Magnolia sinica isolate HGM2019 chromosome 4, MsV1, whole genome shotgun sequence:
ATTGTTTTGAACTTGACACAATGACAGATTTATTAACTTACAACTATACCCTACACAATTATTCAATTGATAATACCATGATTAGTACTACTTTTCTTGGTGCATATTCACAAAAAGTGGATGAttgatgattttcttttttatttatttataaatttttagaacttttttccaattttttataaagaaaattggagtaaaaaaaatcttatgattagaCTGATTATAATTTGCAATATGATAACAACAATAACAATTATGACAACATTGGGAACAATGGTTTCCATGAATTAAATCAGCTGGATTCGACCATAAGCCATTAGCTATTGTGCTAGAAAATGGCAAGAGAAACTCAAGCTTTTGCGACTTCAAACAATCACTCCCTTTTGTTGAACATGTAATCAAGGGCTTATAGAATGAAGTACAATCCTTGCTTCTCATCCTAGTCATATATCCTAACACCAATGGACTCTATCTACAAATCACAAACTACCTAGTAACTAAAATACCCATGGTAATGGAGATTGCAACTAAAAACACATCCAATTCAAGAAAACAGCAAAAGcagaaagaagggaagaggtgtagGTTGGCTGGACTTTAGGAGATGGCTTGGGTTTAGGAGAAGTCTCATGTAGCACCTTTCACATCATCTCCAGCAGGCCCAGTACTCTGCAATGTGTCCATCCTAAACTGAGACAACAATCCACATGCTCAGTTTGGGTCTATCCTGTGGACCCCAGTGATCCAGATTGCACAATAATCCTGGTCATCTGATCTTCTTGGGCTGATCCAAATGGTCTGTGTAGTGTTCTGCATCATCATGGTTGTATTTTGTCTAATGAATTTTGAAAGGGCGAACTTTCTCCCAAACCACTGATCCTTTTTGGCTGCAATTCAGTTTTTGTGCATGAAGCAGTTCAGAGTGGATTAGATGATCCTGGAATCGATTTATCTGCCAATGGGGACAAAGGAGGATCTTATATATGGTCTCTCTCATTCTTAAAGAAGATTTGGTCAATATATGATTGAAGGAATCACAAAACAATCATGAATGTACCTCCCAGTGTCAATCAAGTTACTGATAGAGTGAAAAGTAGTGTAATCTCATGGACTAGGTCTTTAAAAAGAGTTCAACATCAGTGAAGAAATTGTATTGTTTACTTTTGTATCACTTTGGTTGTCATTTCTTCTTGCTGCGTTTTGAATAAAATCCCATTCATATAGCTGAGACAAGGCTatgattctttctttcttcttgatTGACAAAACAGGTTCTGTAAACTGAACCCAAAATAGCTGAGACAAGGCTATGACGATGATGgtgtttcttattcttctttttcattaTGTACACTGCTATGTACACTTATAATATTTCATCTCTATATCAAGGTTATTGCGCTCTTTTTCTTGTTATATTGATCTCTATGTTTGTGTTGCCTTAGATGGGAACTGCAGATGCTATTATTGATATTGTAAGTACTGGAACAACATTAcgtgaaaaaaatttaaaagaaattgaAGGTGGAGTTGTCTTAGAAAGCCAGGTAATTCCTTAGTCCTACACCATACTGTGGGATTCTCTAACCATGCATTAGCCTAAGCAAGGTACTAGATTTTAGTACCAAATAGGGCAGCTGCTTCATCTGTTTCTGAGTTCACCGAACCAACCGGTGCTCTATTTTTCCACAGGCTGTACTTGTTGCAAGAAAGAAATCCATCATCCAGCAGAATGGTGCCCTTGATACTACCCGTGAGATTCTTGAAAGACTTGAAGCGCATCTTAGGGCACTTGATCAATCCATGGTATTGTTATagtttaagggcgtgtttggggtGTCTTCTTGTTCCTGTTTCTTTTTGTTCCAAAAAGCAAGTGGACGTCTGCTGATGACAACTCAGCAGTACTTGTCTAGTGGTAGTACCCTCTTGTTCCTAGAATGTGGGCATTCCTACCTGTTTAGAAATCCACCTTCTTGAAATGAGAGGTGGCTCCTGCTACATGACAGCCTACTGCTGAGTTTGttgtttggtgggtcccacatgcttcTAGAACCAAAAGATGGAGGAAACGTATGTATACTTAGAGAAAGCAGTTAATTGTGTCTACTGTATAATATAATCAGATTTTTTTCCAATGGTTTAAACATTGCATTATctcgtttggcatctctactctaatggAATAAGAACTTTTaaaataagagctactctaataCCCTCTTTTTGTTCTAGCagttgttttaaataagctcatttggtaaaattactttttcaaatatgaaaacagctcttatttaaaataagcatgtttggtaacatgttgaaATAAGGGCATTTTTTAAGGGCAGTagatatcatttaaaaaaataaaataaaattacaacatgGCTGTGTGTTGATTCATTTAAGAACCtcctgtttatttattttttttgcagggtttgaagatggaaaaaaaaaagtttgaatcaTTAACCTTGATCATCAATCATTTAGGCCACGTATGATTGATAATAACTCTTGGGAACTACTTTGATTGGATGAATCCAGCCATTTGATCAgtggtcattgatcaaatggcttgcATTTTTGTTGTCAATTATGTGGGTGGAGAAAAAATGAGAATCACACCCACTTTTCAATGATCTAACAGTTACGCTTTAAAAGTGGACAATGTTCTCTTCTCTAAGTAACTGATATGCTACTCTCAGCTTATCCTTTTGTAACTGATATGCTTGATAACACACAAAGCTGAACTACACTTTGCGGGGAACAAAGTATAAGGGAATGTTCAAAAGAGCTGCCTTGATAAGCTTTGTGGGCCAGATTGTGCATTCTTATTTGCCAAACATCTTTTAGGAAGTTTTACATCTGTGATTTATCACAATCTTATGGTTGGATGCAAAGTATGAGCTTCAGAAGTTTCAGTCCAATAACCAAGAACATTCAGGCATTTTGATTACCCACAGAAAAAAGGGGGAAGAAACTACTATTTGGTGGAATATACAATATATTGGAGTTGTTCTCCTATGCTTTATTGGCATGGAGGGAGGGGCTGGAGCTGGCTGGACCTCGTGATATTAAGAAATAATTTGAGTATTAAAAAATTGAGAGTCTTAATGCTTTCTAAATGTCCAACCAAGTCTTAAAAATTGATATAACAGAAAATATTAATCCAAATATGACACAacagtttcatgtttttatgttttattggGAGAATTCATCACTGTTGCTATGTGCAACATTTTACTTCTCTGTCTGAGTTACAGTTCATTTGCAGCAACATGGAGCACCTATGGAGTCTCCTGGTTCTCGGCGTCAACTTTGAGATGGTATGTTGTAAGGTCATAGGATCCAGCTGCCTATTGTGTTTTCTAAGATGTTTATGTTTTGCTTGTAATTTCAATTGATGCTTCTGTTGATGATTGGAGCATCGTGATGCTTTTATGTGATTAGATTCCCATAGTTCACTAATTTTTCATGTTCAACTTGAATATAAAGAAATTGTTGCTTATTTTATGTTTGCACTCAACGACACATACATAAGAGCTGGAATTGAACATGGATGCTTTACTCTAGGAAAGCATTGATAGATTGTCCCAACGACATATACAGAATCCTCTgtttctctctgttttcttcagctactcttgaaaaagaaaaagaaaaagaagaagatggtgtTGTCCCAACCAACATTAGATCAGATTAGTTTTGTAGGAAACAAGAAGCCCGTGTCCAACCCTGGCATTCCAACCATAGACCTGTCAAAACCTGAGTCCAAAACTCTTCTTGTGAAAGCCTGTGAAGAGTTTGGATTCTTCAACCATGGCATTCCATTAGAGTTCACCGATAGGTTGGGAGCTGAGGCTGTGAAGTTCTTCTACTTACCTCAACCTGAGAAGGAAAAAGCTGGCCCTGCTAATCTGTTTGGGTATGGAAACAATAGGATTGGACCCAATGCTGATGTGGGCTGGATTGGGTATCTCCTCTTTCAAACCAATGCCAATTCCATTTCTCAGAGATCTTGGGCCATTTCTAGAGAAAACCCAGAAATATTTTGGTAAGAAAATCCAACCATTTTCTCTTGCAGCTCAAACCCAATTGCAATTTTCAAATAGCATTAGCTATTTATAGCTACGATTCTTCAGCTTGGAGCTTCTGTTTTTATGCAATAATACTTCATGTTTTGATgaaatgaccttttttttttttttttggtgggttaTTTTTCAGCTCTACTGTGAGTGATTACATATCAGCTATGAAGAAATTAGCTTGTGGAGTTCTTGAATCTTTAACTGAAGGGCGGAAGGTTGAACCaagcttaactggttttggagAACGCACTGACCCTCAGATAATATCAGTTCTGAGATCAAACAATACATCAGGCCTTCAAATCTCTCTCAGTGATGGGAGCTGGGTTTTAGTCCCACCTGACCACAACTCCTTCGTCATTGTTGGTGATTCCTTGCAGGTATAAATCTGCATAatgatgcttcttctttttcttcgtcTTTCTATTTAATTCCCAAGTTTCTTTGTTTTGAAGAATGGGCTTAATATGGTGGACCCAATTGAGAATGGGAGAGCAGCAGCATTGCAGTAGTTGTGGTGAAGTACAGTTGCATCTCTAGGAGGAGGCTAGGTTGCTTGGAGTTGTTTGAATCATAGGATAAGGCATCAACCTTCACGTTGCTAACCATGTAATCATTGTCGATGGTTTGTGGAACCCTACTTATGATCTTCGGGCTTAGGTTTGGAGGTATGACATAATCGAgatatttttctaaaaaaaaattaatgcttAATCTTTTGGAGCACAATTTTCTCATTGTTGTTCTTTGTTTCTAAAATGTATTGCTTTCTTGCAGGTATGGGCAAACAAAGCCAGTTTATGCATATCGTTTGATGGCACATGGAACTatggaagaaaaaatatataaacggcaGGTACAAACAAAACATGACTACtaataaatgatgtgtatgaggctttaCTTACCATCACATTGTGAAACTCTAgatctcattttattttcaaatctttcTTCTACAATCAAAGTTTGGAagaaaatgctttttttttttttttttttttgtgattttttgttaATGCAACAGGTGACAAAAGAGGGACTTGCTGCAAAGGGTGGTTGATAGGCAACAAATACATCGGACCATTTTTAAGTAAGGAGGTCTTGCATCTCttggatttgtattttaattgatgggacataattATGATGATCATTTGTTAAGTTTTCAGGAAAATGATATTCTTTACATTATCTTATTTCATTAGTAGCTGACCTAATTTTggctatttactatatatttagaTCAGTTTCTACTTCAAGCcttttgagcatccaaacactatTTAGTCCAGTTTCATATTCATTCTTATCTTGTGAATGTTAAACAAtcttgtgaattattttttgaatgactatcaggtgtaagatatatatatatatatatatatatatatatataaagaatctgATATATATTTTGTTCATTAGAGATATTTTAGCgctggaccaaatccgtcgttaaTTTCTGAATGTTGAAATAAatgacggatttgaggtccgtcgctctactcatattagcgacggaccttattcgTCGCTAATATTTTAATGACAACGTATTTTATTTTTTGCGACGAATCTTTCAGTCGCTAAtatgcgacggaccttatccgtcgtagattaaacgacggattttattTGTCGAAAATAAAAGACCCGGTGAATAGCGACAGACGAAATTCGTCgcttatttggttttacgacggatttggtccgtcgtaaatttgCGATTTTGGCACGATGATAGGCATGAACCTCAGTTCAAACTGaataaatcatgggccccactttaaatTGAAAGGAGCCCCAAATCAACATTGCAGTTGCCCAGAAGGTTTGGTGATACAATTCATTAAAgtgacgatatatatatatatatgagtgggCACGTACCGTAGGAAACCTTTGTGCGCACCAAGCTAATGTAGCTGGAGTGAGTAGGCTTGGAGTGGGCTCTATGgtggtgaaatccactctgaccattattattattattttgtgtagCAATTTAATGGTAGGTCCAAACAACAaatagattcatgattcaagtggaccatactaagaGAAACATTGGGAGAAGAATATGCCTATAGTTGAATTTTTGCAAGGCGActtttatatgaaatctactccaaccattaaatgcctTATGAAAATATATGCATATGGATCAAATTTTAGACCTTTATGTGATTTATGTGGGCTATACTAAGCGAAACAATTTAGACAGTGGGTGTTCCCTTCATTGTTTCCGCTTATATGGttcaattaaattatgaatgtGGGTGATTTTTTAGTCGTATTGATAAATTATTGTCAGGCATCTTATTATtaaagtggatttcacacattAAGATGGCCTCACTCTGTTGGCACGCTGCAGCCAGACAAGCGGGTTACATgccggggagcggattaggtgaaatCTAGGACTGACCCAAGAGGAAGCcacccttaccatgggcccaccttgatgtatgtattctatatccactttgtccatctattttgctaactcattttatgacgtgttttaaaaaatgaggtaaGTAAAAATTTGAGGTGCACCGCAGAttcacaccacaaaaaaacaatTGTTACTGAACGCCCccccattaaaacctttctaaggcccattgtaatatttatttttcatccaaccggttgattaggtcatgtatacctagatgaagggaagacacaaatatcagcttgattcaaagcttttgtggctctaaagaaatttttaatggtggcgttcattcaccactatttcctatagtgtggttcaactaagctttggatcttcctcgttCTTGATCTAATGACATAAAATATCCtaccaaaacagatgaacaatgtagataaaacacataactcTTTCAGTACTCACCAGCAAGATGTAGTTGCTAGAAGAGTCAGCATGCATAAGGACGTGGACAGGCAGGCAAGGCAGGGAGAGCTGGGGTGGGCCCACTTATTATGTACATGAAATCTACTTCGATCATGAGATGCATGGCATGAATTTAACCATAGTGCTAAAAGCTCACCCGCATACACAATTCAGGTGGGTCATATGAGTGAAAATAGTGCATGATAAGCCCACCATTGAGATTGTTTCACTTATATAGCCCCACAAAAATTTAGGATGGGCATGATTTTTTGTCCTCATGAATGTATTTTTAGGAGTTAGGtaatggtttgagtggatttcacataaatatcacaatTGACCCCGTAAAAATTTAACGGTAGACGTATCCTTCTATTGTTGTTtctcttggtatggcccacttgaattaacaTATCTGTTTATTCTTTTAAACCTATGGTTAAATTGCTATCAAGaacctaatggtcggagtggatttgacaaaacatcaccataaaGCCCACCCCAAGCCTACTTACTCTCACTCCATCAGCTTGGTGCGCATAAAGATCTCATGCgctgtgtgagccccactgtgatgcgtgttgaacatcaacaccgtgcatttgatgggccccctttaaattatgggatatcccaaaagtcagccatatacagaactcaagtgggtcataccatctaaaatcatgtgaagacatgcttaaaacatataaaagcacttggtggggcccaggtaaaatttggatgcatctgaaacttggtctgacccctcatccaagtgggacacatataatggatggtctggatttctgaaccacatctttgtgggacaaacaaatgattatgaatgttatgttttaatgggagggtaacccctatcaacttttgtacgtggtgtggcccacacaagtcatcaatttatttaatttttaagcccgagtcccaccgtggaatggtgcatctttctgatggggtagatttttgacacgcatcacggtggggcccacacaactcaacctcatgggaagttcccatgagcccgaccgcatagaaccttttctatatatatatatatatatatattccctggTGATCCAATTCGTTAACGTgacccattaatgatcaatcaccactgtttattatggtacggtccacctgataatcggatctgtttcatttttggaatagagtcatgaaatgatttggaaaaacggttgtacagcatggatacataatacatagattaaggtaggccccacggtatgGGTTGCAACTTCTCGGGTGAgatggggtctcacctaatatgCTCTCGTTATACGTACTCCAATACGTATACTACTTTTGAGTGCTTGCGTATGAGAAAAATTAATCATTTAACTCATACAAAGTCGTACTAACACGCAATTAATATCACTTAATTCGTACTAACTTGttaaaaatgccaaaaaaaaaaaaaaagatactttGCTGAGTGTGATGTTTGAGTTGTGGGATACAAATTAAACCGTTGAAATTGTGGGCCTCTGTTTAAGTCGATCATGCACCCAAAATTACATTGATTTGATCTTTTAAATAGCTGATTAATGGGAATTTAATGGATGATTAATAAACAGTATTCAACATCCCATTTTCAACCAACCAATATCTACTAATAAGAGGTTATAAGTGTTAAATCAATCTTTTCATGATTCATGACATATCTATAGTGGGTCCCCATTTTGGGCAGTTCACTTTTGGGTGTAGGTACTCAAAGTGTATAACCttcgagtgcctgcgtatcaaccagcACAAGTGATGCCGGGAAGGATGTGAGGGCGAGCACCATCTTTCTCAGGGAATAACTAGAAACCTccaatccacaaggaaagaaaagaaaaataattttaaaatatttgaaataattttattaataatgaaaaatgagattacaattCTTTAAATAAGGCTATCAACAATAGGAAGAAGTTTccaaattaaactacaactaaaacttgtagaaatcgcgagttactataaatagtaaacttaatatttatatacAGTTGTGATTCCTACTAGTGTGCATGGGAAatggtaagggcctgtttgttaacgttgaatttttgtacttaacgcataatttggaaaatgttccatgtttagtggtgtttgttagcGCATAAAAAGGAAAGCACTCTACGATTTATGCTAAAAAAATTTCATGATGGGAGTCCTTTACTTAATGCGGAATGAAGAATGCGctctgttattattatttttttaatccaaaattatccTTTCAGAGAGAGATTTTTCTCCCTTGAgttatacacatcccaacttttaacatggggcacttttttgagcccacaatgatatatgtgtttcatccatttttaaaaaatcattttagggcctgataccaaaaatgagaaaaatataaatctcaagtggaccacaccataggaaaacaatagtgattggatatccaccatgcattaaaattctcctaaggcccaatgtgacctatagacctagatgaatggaaaaaaacaaagatcagcctgatccaaaacttttatggcccccaaaaagtttttaatggttgacgttcatttaacactgttttcctgtaatgtggtccacttgagattgggatatacttcatttttggtctcataccataaaatgatctagaaacataaatggacggcatggaagaaacacatacatcatggtggggcccacatagcaccgaccaccagccattggctggtggcaggggagtagccactCTATTTccgcggacgcggattggattctgacaggttgagtagcgagacttacTACTACagttatgtcaccaagttatgatgtttgttttgtatccacaccgtccatccatttgaaaatataattttaggttaaGATCCAAAGAAAAGAATAAGTCAAATACAAAGCTTCAGTGGACttaccacaaaaaacagtggggagagtgacgctcaccattaaaaacttaaataggctataaaagtttttgatcaagctgatatttgttttttcccttctttcatatctatgttaacttgtgaacaagttCGATTTCAAGTAAAAATCACGGTGAACCTTATGAAGGTTTTAACGATAGGCATCaatctccccactatttttttgtggtggggtcaactacatatttggatctacctaattcttTAACTTAtactctaaaattaaatctctaaATAGATAGACCatatagataaagcacatacatcatagtgggcccatggaacttgatgacgtcactttggTAGCGAATCTTGCTATTCAACCTCTCATTACCTAATCTGCGTCcaagtaggatgcggattggttggtgtacctctcACCAATTATATAGCTGATTTATTGACGCTAGGAAGTTCTgtggaaagaagaaagaaagggaccAAAAACAATATTTACATAACACGTGAAACACTTCAATCTCATCATGAAGTTTACAGCTCTTGTGATCGTTTGTCCTGCGAGTCCTAACTTAGGTTGTGTTTTGGtgccatttatttttaaaaaaattctcataAGTTTCTAGAAGTTAATAATACCTCTTCTTCACATGACGcatcatctcttcttcttttgaatttgaaTCTATTGGGCTTTGTAGATCTATAGTGGTCTATCATGAGATAATAGGCCATGTGAGGGTGACATGCAAATCCCTATAAATTAAGCTACTGCCTCCCCGGTTTTACGTAGCCGTTATATGACCGCCTTTTACATTGTGTTTAAATGTGACACGATACTgaaaatacaagaaaataaataggttaattttcaccatcacacacacacacacacacacacacacaaggttcTATGCCGTCAAGCTTTTggtaacttcccatgaggtcgagctgtgtgggccccactgtgatgcgtgtcaaccatcaacaccgtgcatttgatgggtcccctttaaattatgggatatcccaaaaatcagctgtatacggaactcaagtggaccataccatctaaaatcatataaagacatccctaaaacatataaaagcacttggtggggttcacctgaaatttggatgcatctgaaacttggtctgacccctcatccaagtgggacacacataatggatgggctggatttgtgaaccacatctcggtgggcccaacaaaggattatgaatgtttcaatgaacgttaacccctctcaacttttgtatgtggtgtggcccacacaagtcacaatCTGCCGACCTAACGACCAGATTGGATTTTGCACAGCTCAACCTTTTGAAGAAA
This window encodes:
- the LOC131243902 gene encoding gibberellin 2-beta-dioxygenase 1-like → MVLSQPTLDQISFVGNKKPVSNPGIPTIDLSKPESKTLLVKACEEFGFFNHGIPLEFTDRLGAEAVKFFYLPQPEKEKAGPANLFGYGNNRIGPNADVGWIGYLLFQTNANSISQRSWAISRENPEIFCSTVSDYISAMKKLACGVLESLTEGRKVEPSLTGFGERTDPQIISVLRSNNTSGLQISLSDGSWVLVPPDHNSFVIVGDSLQV